A region of Arabidopsis thaliana chromosome 5, partial sequence DNA encodes the following proteins:
- the ADT5 gene encoding arogenate dehydratase 5 (arogenate dehydratase 5 (ADT5); FUNCTIONS IN: arogenate dehydratase activity, prephenate dehydratase activity; INVOLVED IN: L-phenylalanine biosynthetic process; LOCATED IN: chloroplast; EXPRESSED IN: 22 plant structures; EXPRESSED DURING: 13 growth stages; CONTAINS InterPro DOMAIN/s: Prephenate dehydratase (InterPro:IPR001086), Prephenate dehydratase, conserved site (InterPro:IPR018528); BEST Arabidopsis thaliana protein match is: arogenate dehydratase 4 (TAIR:AT3G44720.1); Has 7113 Blast hits to 7110 proteins in 2246 species: Archae - 179; Bacteria - 4003; Metazoa - 2; Fungi - 120; Plants - 265; Viruses - 0; Other Eukaryotes - 2544 (source: NCBI BLink).), which yields MQTISPAFSCDLKSVIQPNLTAKKARYSHVNGKRVSVRCSYRSESFSFPNGVGSSRADWQSSCAILASKVVSAENSSSVAVVNGHSNGSVDLSLVPSKSQHNGKPGLIQPLTITDLSPAPSHGSTLRVAYQGVPGAYSEAAAGKAYPNSEAIPCDQFDVAFQAVELWIADRAVLPVENSLGGSIHRNYDLLLRHRLHIVGEVQIPVHHCLLALPGVRTDCITRVISHPQALAQTEGSLNKLTPKAAIEAFHDTAAAAEYIAANNLHDTAAVASARAAELYGLQILADGIQDDAGNVTRFLMLARDPIIPRTDRPFKTSIVFAAQEHKGTSVLFKVLSAFAFRNISLTKIESRPHQNCPVRVVGDENVGTSKHFEYTFYVDFEASMAEARAQNALAEVQEYTSFLRVLGSYPMDMTPWSTLPSEDV from the coding sequence ATGCAAACCATTTCGCCTGCGTTCTCGTGCGATCTCAAATCCGTAATTCAACCGAATCTAACGGCTAAGAAAGCGCGTTACTCTCACGTAAATGGAAAGCGCGTGTCTGTTCGTTGCAGTTACAGGTCTGAGTCGTTTAGCTTCCCTAACGGTGTTGGCTCAAGCCGAGCCGATTGGCAAAGCTCATGCGCCATCTTAGCCAGTAAAGTAGTTTCGGCTGAGAATTCAAGCTCCGTCGCCGTCGTTAACGGACACAGTAACGGCTCCGTTGATTTAAGCCTTGTTCCGTCAAAGTCGCAGCACAACGGAAAGCCTGGATTGATTCAGCCGTTAACGATAACAGATCTATCTCCCGCGCCGTCTCATGGATCTACTCTTCGTGTCGCGTATCAAGGAGTTCCGGGAGCGTACTCCGAAGCGGCCGCCGGAAAAGCTTACCCAAACTCCGAAGCTATTCCTTGTGATCAATTCGACGTTGCGTTTCAGGCGGTGGAGCTTTGGATCGCCGATCGTGCTGTTCTCCCAGTTGAGAACTCTCTCGGTGGTTCGATTCATAGAAATTACGATCTTCTCCTCCGTCACCGTCTCCACATCGTCGGAGAAGTTCAGATCCCGGTTCACCACTGTCTCTTAGCTCTTCCCGGAGTTCGTACGGATTGCATCACGCGAGTGATTTCGCATCCTCAAGCTCTGGCTCAGACGGAAGGATCGCTCAACAAACTCACTCCAAAAGCAGCGATTGAAGCGTTTCACGACACAGCCGCGGCGGCGGAATACATCGCTGCTAACAACCTCCACGACACGGCGGCGGTAGCGAGCGCAAGAGCAGCTGAGCTCTACGGACTTCAGATTCTCGCCGACGGGATCCAAGACGACGCAGGAAACGTCACGCGCTTCCTTATGTTGGCGCGTGATCCGATCATTCCCCGTACCGATCGTCCGTTTAAAACGAGTATCGTTTTCGCAGCTCAAGAACATAAAGGAACTAGCGTTTTATTCAAAGTGCTTTCCGCGTTTGCGTTTCGAAACATTAGTTTGACGAAAATCGAATCGCGGCCGCATCAGAATTGTCCCGTTAGAGTCGTAGGCGACGAAAACGTTGGAACATCGAAGCACTTTGAGTACACATTCTACGTCGACTTCGAAGCGTCGATGGCGGAGGCGCGTGCACAAAACGCGTTAGCGGAGGTGCAAGAGTACACGTCATTCCTCAGGGTGCTGGGAAGTTACCCAATGGATATGACGCCATGGTCCACGTTACCTAGCGAAGACGTATGa